ttcagactcattcttttctgattagTAACCTAACTCGCAATCAatttattagtcatagactttttctttgattttcgaaaagactttcgagaccaatttccattgaccttttctgagatattattctcattatattgacatacgttaactgagttcttaataagtttagctttgcttttcttattttgaatcatatattataggttggatcgcaccaaacacagattgttagttcttttcgtgttttcctgctctgataccaattgaaaaggtgaggatacccaaatatacctcaagctaaaacttttcactACAAAATTACTGAGTTTTAGTCACGACCCAATTGCCACGGAGTTAAATATCCATGGCTATATGTTACATTTTGCCATGTTAAACAGGTAACTGTGGTAAATAGGTCTCTCATTTGCCACGACATGATATCAACTTGCCACGCGTCTAGCCTTACACGTTATAAGCCTGCCAGATATCTTCTACTCACGACAGAGTGGGTCGTGGGTATAGCGGGCCTCTTGCTTCGGGTCAACAAATACTGCCGTAGCAATTGTTTGCTGTGAAATTCTCTTAAAACCCAAAGTCGTAACTAGTAAACCTGCAGAAGACCACGATCTCGACCTGATGATAACTCCCCAGTTCTTCCCACCTCCCTCAACTATCCTCTTTCTTCGATTATGGATGCTATAAAAACAATCGATACCTTGAAACCGTATACACAGAGAAGATTATACTTCAGGTAAGATGGGATTTGTAAAATTAGATCTTCTTATTTTGATTTtctgaaactagggttttttaAGTAGTAATTATTTATGTAGGAATCAACCTAATTGCATATCGATTTCAATTATTTTACATTGATCTAGAATTTATCTTCTTTAATTTGGATTATTTTATGATATTAGGTCAGATTTGGAAGAAGGAAATCATCAATTTCATTATCCTCTGCAGGACATCATCAATTTTATCTGCACAAGCTGGTAAGAAGTTTAATTTCTTGTTCCTTGGTTTCCTGCTGCAATTGTCATCCATTTTTAGTTTCTTTTAGATCAAAGTTCGATTTTTGTTTTGAAATTCCAGCTAATGTTCTTGCTTTATAACATCAAATATACTAGGTTTTTGAAATTTCTAATTCAAGTGTAATTGCAAAACCCAGTATGCATGTCTTTCTAGGTTAGTCAAATACTATTTTTGGTTATTCGCAGAGAATGTTGTTTTTTCAGTAAGAGATGTGCATCTGGATGTGTAGTAAGTCTCCATTTTAATGAACCCAGTTATTTGAGGGTAGGTTGTTGGCTTAAATATCACGAGTTTATGAAAATTGCTTTTCTGTTTGGTATTCTCACtctaaaaagaaaggaaaaaccatGGACAAGTGCACTACTTGCGGGTCTTCAAGGTGGAAGATAGTGAGACCTAATACTCCTTCTAATATACTCCGCCACTTCCCATTAAAAGGATTCAGCCTTTGTTTATGTCTTCCAAAACTTCAAAGGACATGAGATGGCATAAAGAACGGCGAACTGATACTTATGATCCAAGTAGTCCAGTGAACCATATTTATGTGTACTTGAGACCCTTGATTGAAGAACTTAAAGAGCTATAGGAAGGAGGAGTTGATACTTAAAGAGATTCTTTTAGATCCaaatttagatttttgttttaaaattccAGTTAATGTTAATCCGAGTCTATGAATTACAAAATACTTTTCATCTTGAATGCATATTTGGTGAAAAAATCTCAGTTTTGGTCACTACTTGTATAGCACAGTCCCTTTATTTTCCCTTCTTTATTATCTTAGGAGTTAAGGACATTATCAATATGGTTAACTGACCCCTATTTTCTTTTGTCAATGGATTTTTCGTTCTTTTTATGCACATTTTTCTGCTTTATGATCAAATGATTGGATCTTTTAATAACCATGAATGTCTAATCTCCTCGGACCACATGATTGTTTGTGGTTTATAGGTACACATAGTGCTATATAGAAATAGGAATACCAATGGATACCATGTAGGTAAATTACGGTAAAGTTGCATCACCGTAAGATTACAGACTTTATTCATAGTTTTGAGTAATTTATATGTCGCTTTTATCTTTTTGTTGCAGTTTGTCATCTGAATATCTACTTGATGTCTCCAATTTGCGAACTCCACATTGTTATTAATAGCTTTATTGTATTCTATTAGTGCTTCCTTCTTTAGTTATAACTATCTGCGCAATTCCAAGACTTTTCAAAATAATGAATTTGGCCGCTTAACAGGGAGgtagtcaattgagatttttatagactttcatagactttttatttgagtgactccTGGAGATTCACTGAAAATATAGAAATTTTTAGTGATTCTCTGAGAATATATTAGAAAGTCTTTGTGACTCGTAGAGACAAAAAATTGAGATTCATAAAGAGTCTTTGTGATttgtaaaggaaaaaaaataaaaaatatataaataaaaaattcaaaacatCTATTACTTTATTATGCACGCtataatcttaataaaagtaccaTGAATACCTGGTAAAATATGTGTTTATTGTCAAAATAAAATCTCACTGCTTTCCCATGCCTTTGttttcattctctttattctACTCATCTCACTTTTTATTTTCTATGCTATCTCGCCACTGGTTTACTGTGCAAATGACCCATTACTTTCATCAGCTCAaacaaaaaatgagaaaaaaaatttggTCCTACTTGCAAAAACAAATATCCCCCCATGTTTCCAAGTCTCCTGAAATATCACCTCTTGGAAAGAGATTTCATTCAtgcctattttcatcaaaaagtgTCTCCAAATCTCTGAAAACAACAAATCGATGACTTTCAATTCTCAATCGAATAACATGTGTGTTGTagtgactcttatgaaatcctaatccaataacatggagtttcagaggatttaaatgacttaaaaagAAAGTCTCCAACCAATAAGCAAAGATATTAAGAGACTCTCcagaaatctttatggactagCATTAGATTTCAGAACTCTCCGAAAGTCATTTGAAATCTCGTTTGACTAACCCCGTAAATGTGTAAAATTGGGGTTCTACAAAAGCACCAAAATGGTTTTCATGGAAAGATCTTGATGCATAGTCTTTAGAAAGACAAGATTTAAACagaaattattttttgttttttccgaCTATTCGCAACCGCTACATCGAGATGGGGTATATGGGTTGTGGAAGGCATGaagtaactattttatttatagACTTTTTTTTGGGGGgaatttttcttttgttaatgtgagtttATGATTTAGTTTAAGTTCGTGCTAATCGTCTTCAGGTATTTGTGATATTATTCACATGTAAAGGTGTCAAAAAATTCAATCCCTGGGAGTATGAAAACAATCTTTTGGATGCTTTAGCGTTATTAAATTCAGTCCTAATTGGGAATGTTGTTCTGCAAAAACAAATTGTAATAATGCAACAGATATGCTTGCAAAGTACAGCAGAGAAGGTATAAAATCACGGGCcatttacaaaatggtcataTTTTTTATAATTCAGTTACAAATGATCCTACTTTTGTAAATTGGTTACAAATTGATCCTACTTGGTCCGACATAACAGTTTTTCAAAATATACGGGGTTAGTTGTCCCCAAAATACCTCGCTCTTAACTCAAGCAAATGTTAACCACAGTTAACCCATCGCTGACGTGGTGGACACCTCGCTGACGTGGCAACAATTTTGTAACCAGATCCTAGCAGACTGGCTCAGGCTGACCAGTCTAATTGCCAAGGCCTGAGCCATTTGCGTTCATCCTGCAGCTCACTAAAATAGCACTTACATCTCATAACAACATCAAGCTTAGGTGCATTAAGACTTCGCCACTACAATTCAGACCTTGTTCTTGTCCTCAACTGCAACACTTCACCCATCTCTACATACTAGCACCAGCTTCAGCTCAACACATGCAATGGCTTTAAGCTGCAATAACCATCACCACTACAAATATCCTCCATCACAGGAACCACAACATATAACCATTCCGTCAACTCCACAATACTGCACTACAACAGTAGCCTTGGCACCTTCATTCATCTGTTGCATTCCAATTCTCTCTTTCATTCATCACTTTAGTCCACACCTCAACTTTATCTCCTGTATTTGCATCTACACAACACCACCATCTCAGTTTCTGCTTCAAACACCACCATTTCTTCCATCTCTGCAATTTAGCTCAATACCAAAAGCAGCAACTCCATTACCTCCAACCATTTCATGGCACAACTAGTCCTTTCCTGCAAATCAAATCAACACAAATTCTACCCTGCATAAATCTCAAACTTGGCATAAATCTCAGGCAAACCACCATCAATTCCTTCACTATCTCCAGCACAATCACAAACTCATTGCAGTAACATCttcttcttaaccaccaacaacagCATATCCATTACTCAAAACCATTGGACTCCATCATCACTACCCTGCACCATCTCACTGAACTGCAGCTTCATTGTCTCCATAGCCATTGCACCGTTACTGACAGCATCACCATCAACCTTTAAATATCGGGCACTGTTGACTTCAGTCACTGACATCCACATCCATCTCAATTCATAACCATTTTTGCTCTTGGCCTCAGCTTCCAACTCATATCCACTGCACTTGCTCAACTGCAAACCCAGCTCAACAACCATTATTGTTCTCTTTCCCTGATTCTGGTAGCTTCAAAGCCCATCTCCCTTCATCTAAATTCACTAAAAACACCAGATTTTCAATCTTCCCTGTAATACATGAATTCCCCATAAATCAGCAACATCTCACGAAGAACCCTAAATTCATCTCAAACTAAAATTACCAACAATTTATGTAGCTTCTCGAACTCCAACTCCACATAACCCTTTTTAAATGATAAAAACCCATCTCTAATTTCTTCTGGGTTACCCATCTTCATCTGCTCGATCTCTGAACTGACAGCAACCCCAGACTCAAAACACAAACCCAACtacttcaatcaaaaacaagaaccTAATTCCTCAATTCATCACTGGGATTTGAGAATTAACTATCAATTCTTCTACCTTGTTCTCAATAATCAAAACCCATCTTACAATTCTATCTAAATCTTCTCAATTTTTGCCCAATTCGAACTCGAATACAACAtgcagaaaccctaattatcaaatTACTCTTCTCCGAAACATAATATTCAAATTGACacaacaatcttcttcttctactcaagTTAtttaaacccatcttcaatttgtTACATCCAACCTTAATCTCACACAAACCTTCAATCgactcaagaaccctaattctctagtttacaactacaTCAATCTCTTCTTCTCCTGGAACTCAGAAAACTTCAACACCATCACCTTCTCCACTAATACATCTACAAGATTCTACTAAACACCCACATCAAAACAATTTTGCTTCGTCGACTTGAAATcgacagaaaaaagaaaagagaaaagaacagaagaagaaagagagaagagaagaagaaaaaaaataagaaataaagagAGAAGCTACCTTAACCCTCACTGTTATTGCTTAAAAATCACTCCAAATTCAACATTCGGCATTTTTGATAGATCCACTTCTCCTGATTTCTCGATCCATACTCGCAAATCTCAATCAGCCATGAGTCTACTAGCCGGCAGTTAACCCTTGTTGCAGATCTGGTTCACTCGTTTGCAGCAAAGTATTTAGACAAGGACTTGTCTATAAAGGATCTGTTTGTGAAGAAAATGACTCGAACCTCTCGAATTTCTGTAAATCGCCATTGTTGCAGAGAGTTTAGAGATATATATTCGGCTGAGAAGAAAATGAATCTCAAATGAAAACCCTAAACTGTTATAGGGGGTGTTTTGTTTTGAGTGATCATGTCCGTCCAAAGTATCCTCGAGATGTGCCAGTCACACGATGTATGGTGATAGATCTAACAAAGTCAGGTTAAGGACAGACTTGTAATTTTATGAGTGCATTTAACTCTGACTTTGTGGGCCCACCCGACTTAACCCTGAAACTAGCGGAAATATGACTGTTTTGTTAATGGATTGTAGCAGTGTGACTAATTTGCAAACCAGGTCTTAATAATGGGACTGTttttgaattttccctaaaatcaccaATAGCTGGCACGATAAGCCTCCTAGTCCTAGTGTTTTACAGGGTCAAGTTTTGTTGAACATCAGCTCTATTTAATAAAACTTCTTCTTTGCATCAAAAGAAGTAAATTTTTGCAACTCAAACCACTTTTTACATGTTTTGAAGCCATGTACGTTGCAATTTTTATACGTACTCGCATGAGTTAGTACCTATCTTCCACGTAGAGGTCTGATGCCAAAGCTTTAACTCTCGAAATAGACTACGTGACTGACAATTGATATTTCGCAACTGAGAAAAACAACTTTTCAATTGGGATTTGTCATTCACTTGTAACCGCCTGAAGAATTTGCGTTTATTTCATGTGTCTCATTTTCTTCGATACATTCTTTTTTTAGTTCGGTCTTTGTCTTGAGTTACCATCTCAATCATTCTGTTCTAGCACTTTGTATAATTGTTTTTCGTTTTTTTAatatttcaaaacaaaaaataaattaaaaaatctaAACGTACCCCCCAAAAAACAAGCCAAAAATCGTGCTCTCTCATAAACATAATATGGTGGggtgattaatatttttgaatgatgttgtagtaatgaggttcaaactctcggacttgtgaagattaactttaaagatttaataaaattatatacaaaaatattaacaaagtgggcgagaggtaaccaagacactagattccactatgacgcaaaattgaatgatacat
This genomic stretch from Papaver somniferum cultivar HN1 chromosome 5, ASM357369v1, whole genome shotgun sequence harbors:
- the LOC113282008 gene encoding uncharacterized protein LOC113282008 isoform X2; amino-acid sequence: MDAIKTIDTLKPYTQRRLYFRFGRRKSSISLSSAGHHQFYLHKLVHIVLYRNRNTNGYHVVCHLNIYLMSPICELHIVINSFIVFY
- the LOC113282008 gene encoding uncharacterized protein LOC113282008 isoform X1, which gives rise to MDAIKTIDTLKPYTQRRLYFRFGRRKSSISLSSAGHHQFYLHKLVFVILFTCKGVKKFNPWEYENNLLDALALLNSVLIGNVVLQKQIVIMQQICLQSTAEKV